In Stieleria varia, one genomic interval encodes:
- a CDS encoding DNA repair ATPase gives MTDSQLAAGTYEVLRNRLRDAAKDLRGRLAKLNTARADVFGNIETKLLSTERVTTEHNCIPRDLVSVGDKFLFGYNVQFGLKTEIELADVFSVYRFADNHFHEDSLDLIGAAGFKNDFHELYRFYKDTKFSRFFRVGPMLHMVFQVGKTQRDIKSFKWRVTPTSIEYIDNRSEHEIREPEQHEFRWTRTTRDQHRYGEHPHISIEDIVFVETVGGDLTVKVENNTGSGEGIYAEPVDHADQTLDDAEIHYAVLGNLVLLKIKPYQESATRFLVYNSKIQKVSRIDEIQHACVMLPSDQGLIFPGGYYLQTGESKRFDTGLSDMRYQRTIAASNGEDYLYLFYAPESGTYVQLRYNLIRQTVETPLICHGQTFFERGEMVCFRSQEEPQKHHAIQIWQTPFTGANYTPENQTDSLLFKIGNKEIVRGMAECSEILQLIDKDDSYDGLYLDLGKKSADVLDSYFWIDKDETEKLSEPLQKIRDAANAAVEEFEKVSRVRRDTQAKTKEVQSSIEALIKHIERSRFESIDDFVASLAKLRQERGHAIGLKELRYVDEAVVEHLEQTTAERSERLSRRCVDFLLTPGALDPYVQRVAKASEQVPAISTVAESKKLGEEIDAAGSQLELLTETVSNLRIEDTTKRTEIIDSIGDVFASLNRVRSALKARTTELVGTEGRAEFASQLKLLEQTTSGYLDVCDSPEKCDEYLTKVMVQLEELEGRFAEFDDFVVQLATRREEVYAAFESRKIQLVEKRNRRAESLSSAADRILKGIDNRVRGMDTIDDIAAYFAGDLMVEKVRDIVTQLQDLDDAVRVEDLQSRLKTIREDSIRQLKDRQELFEDGGDIIRLGEQRFAVNTQPLDLTTVLRNDAMCLHLTGTQYFQPLVDDALAASRDLWNQELISENAQVYRGEYLAVDLFESAHAAGETLDASKINPAWVQAKIGGRFDEGYAKGVHDFDAAAILKALVTIDDSIGLLRHAPSVRTAALLWFHKILDAKTRKEMTDWIGGFAKLAKAYPNAKPAVEFRQRLEELATADGAIWQPLFQANVTAARVSRYLFDQLIHPGRKNVVSGRADGLYHQFIEAVPQADLDKLLGAAIKSNQADPVRLFVLCRNWADAFLESHSKTDEVDPAIYYIDELSWLIASGGDSNSNVAKVNIATTLQEMAGSHSRIHGGKMQLHYHELLGRVRHYRNDVVPRFKQLHQTKSRLVDAARADMRLEEFKPRVLTSFVRNRLLDEVYLPLIGDNLAKQMGAAGENKRTDRMGLLLLISPPGYGKTTLMEYVANRLGIVFMKINGPAIGHQVTSLDPAEAPNAAAREEVERLNLALEMGDNVMLYLDDIQHTNPEFLQKFISLCDATRKIEGVSNGKTRTYDLRGRRVAVVMAGNPYTESGERFQIPDMLSNRADVYNLGEIIGDSADAFEISYLENCLTSNPVLAPLSSAAPEDARAVIMAAQRDSLEGIELKSNLSMDQVRDMYEVMRKLLRVRDVVLRVNRAYIRSAAQADAYRTEPPFKLQGSYRNMNRIAEKVAGVMNDAELQSLIVGSYEQDAQTLTTDNEANVLKFKELMGILTTEEKERWDAIKYAFVESVRMSGMDSEDQAGQLMRQLASMRDGLESIRQVISRAIAAQSDGAEERMDTRIDSIRQSLTASADQLAGTLKQTGEQLKRISEYQATAAPPDQKVYVQHKVPRVLADLIKGQFHLMQEWLRPILSESLDNGRDLSRLKAQLDELAANYREIEDTFDSASGEQP, from the coding sequence GTGACCGACTCCCAACTCGCCGCTGGGACCTACGAGGTCCTCCGCAATCGACTACGCGACGCCGCGAAGGACCTACGTGGTCGGCTTGCCAAGCTGAACACCGCTCGCGCCGATGTCTTCGGCAACATTGAGACGAAACTGCTCTCCACCGAGAGAGTCACCACGGAGCACAATTGCATCCCGCGTGACTTGGTATCCGTCGGTGACAAGTTTCTGTTCGGATACAACGTGCAGTTCGGTCTCAAAACAGAAATCGAACTCGCTGATGTGTTTTCCGTATACCGATTCGCAGATAATCATTTTCACGAAGATTCGCTGGATCTGATCGGTGCAGCGGGTTTCAAAAACGATTTCCACGAACTGTATCGGTTCTACAAAGACACCAAGTTTTCTCGATTCTTTCGCGTCGGGCCCATGTTGCACATGGTTTTCCAAGTCGGAAAGACCCAACGCGACATCAAGTCGTTCAAGTGGCGTGTCACACCGACAAGCATCGAGTACATCGATAACCGCAGCGAGCACGAAATTCGAGAGCCCGAGCAGCACGAGTTTCGCTGGACCCGCACCACCCGTGATCAACATCGCTACGGCGAGCACCCACACATCTCGATCGAAGACATCGTTTTCGTCGAAACGGTCGGTGGCGACCTGACCGTCAAGGTTGAGAACAACACCGGCAGCGGCGAAGGAATCTACGCCGAGCCGGTCGACCATGCCGACCAAACTCTCGACGATGCGGAGATCCACTATGCGGTCCTTGGCAATCTCGTCTTGCTCAAGATCAAACCGTATCAGGAAAGTGCGACTCGCTTTCTGGTCTACAACAGCAAGATTCAAAAAGTCAGCCGGATTGACGAGATCCAACACGCTTGCGTGATGCTGCCCAGCGATCAAGGATTGATTTTCCCCGGCGGCTATTACTTACAAACCGGTGAATCCAAACGATTTGATACCGGTCTGTCCGACATGCGTTACCAACGCACGATCGCCGCATCCAATGGCGAGGACTATTTGTACCTGTTCTACGCTCCCGAATCGGGCACCTATGTGCAACTACGGTACAACTTGATCCGGCAAACGGTCGAGACCCCACTGATCTGTCACGGCCAAACATTCTTTGAACGCGGTGAAATGGTTTGCTTTCGCAGCCAAGAGGAACCGCAAAAGCATCACGCGATCCAAATTTGGCAGACGCCGTTCACGGGTGCCAACTACACGCCCGAGAACCAAACCGATTCTTTGCTGTTCAAAATCGGCAACAAAGAAATCGTGCGAGGGATGGCCGAATGCAGTGAAATCCTGCAACTGATCGACAAGGATGACAGTTACGACGGTCTCTACTTGGACCTGGGCAAGAAATCGGCCGATGTCCTGGACAGCTACTTTTGGATCGACAAGGACGAAACCGAAAAACTCTCCGAGCCGTTGCAGAAAATCCGTGACGCCGCAAATGCCGCCGTCGAGGAATTCGAAAAGGTCAGCCGTGTTCGGCGTGATACTCAGGCAAAGACCAAGGAAGTCCAGTCGTCGATCGAAGCGCTGATCAAACATATCGAGCGCAGTCGTTTCGAGTCGATCGACGACTTTGTGGCATCGTTGGCAAAGCTGCGACAGGAACGCGGTCACGCGATTGGATTGAAAGAGCTGCGTTATGTTGACGAAGCCGTGGTTGAGCATCTGGAACAGACCACGGCCGAACGAAGCGAGCGTTTGTCTCGCCGTTGTGTCGATTTCCTGCTCACACCCGGTGCGTTGGACCCCTATGTTCAGCGAGTCGCCAAGGCGAGCGAGCAAGTGCCCGCGATCTCAACGGTCGCCGAATCCAAGAAACTCGGGGAAGAAATCGACGCCGCGGGATCGCAGTTGGAGCTGCTGACCGAAACGGTGAGCAATCTGCGCATCGAGGACACCACCAAACGCACTGAGATCATCGATTCCATCGGTGACGTGTTTGCATCGCTCAACCGCGTTCGCAGTGCCCTGAAAGCACGCACGACGGAACTCGTCGGTACCGAGGGACGCGCCGAGTTTGCATCGCAATTGAAACTGTTGGAGCAGACGACGTCCGGTTATTTGGATGTCTGTGACTCGCCCGAAAAATGCGACGAGTACCTTACCAAGGTGATGGTCCAGTTGGAGGAACTTGAGGGCCGTTTCGCAGAATTCGATGACTTTGTCGTCCAACTCGCCACGCGGCGAGAAGAAGTCTACGCGGCGTTTGAGTCGCGTAAGATTCAACTGGTCGAGAAGCGAAATCGTCGCGCAGAGTCGCTTTCCTCGGCGGCTGATCGCATCTTGAAAGGGATCGACAACCGCGTTCGAGGAATGGACACGATCGACGACATTGCCGCTTACTTTGCCGGCGACTTGATGGTCGAGAAAGTTCGTGACATCGTCACGCAACTGCAGGACCTGGACGACGCGGTGCGTGTGGAGGATTTGCAAAGCCGACTCAAGACGATCCGCGAAGACTCAATCCGTCAACTCAAGGACCGCCAGGAGCTGTTCGAGGACGGTGGCGACATCATCCGATTGGGCGAGCAACGTTTCGCCGTCAACACGCAACCACTGGATCTGACCACGGTGCTGCGTAACGACGCGATGTGTTTGCACTTGACGGGAACTCAGTATTTCCAGCCGTTGGTCGATGACGCACTGGCTGCCAGCCGGGACCTTTGGAACCAGGAACTGATCAGCGAGAACGCGCAGGTGTATCGTGGCGAGTATCTGGCGGTCGACCTTTTCGAGAGTGCACACGCGGCCGGAGAAACGCTGGACGCGTCGAAGATCAATCCGGCTTGGGTCCAGGCAAAGATCGGCGGTCGATTTGACGAAGGCTACGCAAAGGGCGTGCACGATTTTGATGCTGCTGCGATCTTAAAAGCCTTGGTCACGATCGATGATTCGATCGGATTGTTGCGTCATGCCCCCAGTGTGCGAACAGCGGCGTTGTTGTGGTTTCACAAGATCCTGGACGCCAAGACTCGTAAAGAAATGACCGACTGGATCGGAGGCTTTGCCAAATTGGCCAAGGCGTATCCGAATGCCAAGCCGGCCGTCGAATTTCGCCAACGGCTGGAGGAGCTTGCCACCGCCGACGGTGCCATTTGGCAACCGCTGTTTCAAGCGAACGTCACCGCTGCTCGTGTTTCGCGCTACCTGTTTGATCAACTGATCCATCCTGGACGAAAGAACGTCGTCAGCGGACGCGCTGATGGCCTGTACCATCAGTTCATCGAAGCGGTGCCGCAGGCAGATTTGGACAAGTTGCTCGGCGCGGCGATCAAGAGCAATCAAGCCGATCCGGTGAGGTTGTTCGTGCTGTGTCGCAACTGGGCCGATGCATTCTTGGAGTCGCATTCCAAAACAGATGAAGTCGACCCGGCGATCTACTACATCGATGAATTGAGCTGGCTGATCGCCTCCGGTGGTGACAGCAATTCCAATGTGGCAAAAGTGAACATCGCCACCACGCTTCAGGAGATGGCGGGCAGTCACTCGCGAATCCACGGCGGCAAAATGCAACTGCACTATCACGAGCTGCTTGGTCGTGTGCGTCACTACCGCAACGATGTCGTGCCACGCTTCAAACAGTTGCACCAAACCAAGTCACGTTTGGTCGATGCGGCTCGTGCCGATATGCGGTTGGAGGAATTCAAACCTCGCGTGCTGACCAGTTTTGTCCGCAACCGATTGCTCGATGAAGTCTATTTGCCGCTGATCGGCGACAACCTCGCCAAGCAAATGGGCGCCGCGGGCGAAAACAAGCGGACGGACCGAATGGGCTTGTTGTTGCTCATTTCGCCGCCGGGTTACGGAAAGACCACGTTGATGGAGTACGTCGCCAATCGGTTGGGCATCGTATTCATGAAGATCAACGGTCCCGCCATCGGGCACCAAGTCACGTCACTCGATCCCGCCGAGGCACCCAATGCCGCCGCTCGCGAGGAAGTCGAGCGGTTGAATTTGGCGTTGGAAATGGGCGACAACGTCATGCTTTACCTAGACGACATCCAGCACACCAATCCTGAATTCCTGCAAAAGTTCATCTCGTTGTGCGACGCCACGCGCAAGATCGAAGGCGTCTCCAATGGCAAGACACGCACCTACGATTTGCGTGGTCGTCGCGTCGCCGTCGTCATGGCGGGCAATCCCTACACCGAAAGCGGCGAGCGATTCCAAATCCCGGACATGCTTTCCAATCGAGCCGACGTTTACAACCTCGGTGAAATCATCGGTGACTCGGCCGACGCGTTCGAAATCAGTTACCTCGAAAACTGCTTGACCAGCAACCCCGTTCTGGCACCGCTTTCTTCCGCCGCACCGGAAGACGCTCGGGCGGTCATCATGGCCGCTCAACGCGATTCACTCGAAGGCATCGAACTGAAGAGCAATTTGTCGATGGACCAAGTCCGCGACATGTACGAAGTCATGCGCAAACTGCTTCGCGTCCGCGACGTCGTCCTGCGGGTCAATCGCGCGTACATCCGATCTGCCGCACAGGCCGACGCGTATCGCACCGAACCGCCGTTCAAGTTGCAGGGTAGTTACCGAAACATGAACCGCATCGCGGAGAAGGTTGCCGGAGTGATGAACGATGCCGAACTGCAATCGTTGATCGTGGGCAGCTACGAGCAAGACGCCCAAACGTTGACCACGGACAACGAAGCCAACGTGCTGAAGTTCAAGGAGTTGATGGGCATCCTGACAACCGAGGAAAAAGAACGCTGGGACGCGATCAAGTACGCGTTTGTCGAGAGCGTTCGCATGTCAGGTATGGACAGCGAGGATCAAGCAGGGCAGTTGATGCGGCAACTGGCATCGATGCGAGACGGATTGGAGTCGATACGTCAAGTCATCTCCAGGGCGATCGCCGCACAGAGCGATGGAGCCGAGGAGCGGATGGACACGCGGATCGACTCGATCCGCCAAAGCCTGACCGCGTCGGCGGACCAACTCGCCGGGACGCTCAAACAGACCGGCGAACAGCTCAAACGGATCAGCGAATATCAGGCAACGGCGGCACCGCCCGACCAAAAAGTATACGTGCAACACAAGGTCCCTCGTGTCTTGGCAGACCTGATCAAGGGACAGTTTCACCTCATGCAAGAATGGTTGCGTCCGATCTTGTCCGAGTCATTGGATAACGGCCGCGACTTGAGTCGCCTGAAGGCTCAGCTCGACGAGTTGGCTGCGAACTATCGCGAGATCGAAGACACCTTTGATTCCGCCAGCGGCGAACAACCATGA
- a CDS encoding flotillin family protein, with product MIKNCYMVVGPDKAIVKTGMGGLDVTTAGGRLIVPVFHRYEFMDLTLKSFEISRQGSEGLICKDNIRADIKVAFFIRVDSSAEQMKEVAQSIGAKRCSELETLRELFDAKFSEALKTVGKQFDFIELYDQRDKFKSEILKVIGLDLNGYHLDDAAIDYLEQTPLEMLSPSNILDAEGIKKITELTSQEKVKENQFTRDKEKTLKKQDVEAEETILALERQRVEAVEKQKREIAEITAREQASAAKVQQEQRLESERARITTEEELGIATENKDRQVLVAQRNKEKTDAVELERVNRDRDLEATERMRLVGVAEIEKEKAIEVEKRNIQEVIRERVAVERAVVEEQERIKDTEEIAKAERAKKVQVTAAEMRAEEELIRQTKLAQAEKESSELFAEKIRIEAEAKRDAAENETAAAKMLAEAESAQAAAIGLAEAKVQEAKATSLEKEGAAEASVLEKKAVAEAKGIEAKAAAIEKQGLAEANVDLEKYRSEAIGITEKAEAMKILDTVGKDHEEFKLKLAKEKDVEIAAIDAQRGIAESQAGVVGEALKAARIDIVGGDGEFFEQITSAVKGGKAIDRFVYNSRVATDIKDTFFDGNAEYFRDQLTKMMGQFNLDTDGVKDLSIAALIAKMLGMANTEDVRGQLTSLLGMAGQANVADQKAGRLLTASVAKPNGKKA from the coding sequence GATGTCACCACGGCTGGCGGTCGCTTGATCGTCCCGGTCTTCCACCGCTATGAATTCATGGACTTGACTCTCAAAAGTTTTGAGATCAGTCGTCAGGGTAGCGAAGGATTGATCTGCAAAGACAACATTCGTGCCGACATCAAAGTCGCATTCTTCATCCGCGTCGATAGCAGCGCGGAACAAATGAAGGAAGTCGCACAGTCGATCGGTGCCAAGCGTTGCTCGGAGTTGGAAACACTCCGCGAGTTGTTCGACGCTAAATTCTCCGAAGCGTTGAAAACAGTCGGCAAACAATTCGACTTCATCGAGCTGTACGACCAACGCGACAAGTTCAAATCGGAAATCCTCAAGGTCATCGGACTTGACCTCAACGGATACCACCTCGACGACGCTGCGATCGACTATCTGGAGCAGACTCCCCTGGAAATGCTTTCGCCCAGCAACATTCTGGACGCCGAAGGCATCAAGAAGATCACCGAGCTGACTTCGCAGGAAAAGGTCAAGGAAAACCAGTTCACCCGCGACAAAGAAAAGACGCTGAAGAAGCAGGACGTCGAAGCGGAAGAAACCATTTTGGCTCTGGAACGCCAACGCGTCGAAGCGGTCGAGAAACAAAAACGCGAGATTGCCGAAATCACGGCCCGCGAACAAGCCTCCGCGGCAAAGGTCCAGCAGGAGCAGCGTCTGGAATCCGAGCGTGCCCGCATCACCACCGAAGAAGAACTCGGGATCGCAACCGAAAACAAAGATCGCCAAGTCTTGGTCGCCCAACGCAACAAGGAGAAGACGGACGCCGTCGAGCTGGAACGCGTCAACCGTGACCGTGACTTGGAAGCCACCGAGCGGATGCGTTTGGTCGGCGTCGCCGAGATCGAGAAAGAAAAGGCGATCGAAGTCGAAAAACGAAACATTCAAGAAGTCATCCGCGAACGGGTCGCCGTCGAGCGTGCCGTCGTGGAAGAACAAGAGCGAATCAAGGACACCGAAGAGATCGCCAAGGCCGAGCGGGCCAAGAAGGTCCAAGTGACCGCCGCAGAAATGCGAGCCGAAGAAGAATTGATTCGTCAAACCAAGTTGGCCCAGGCCGAAAAGGAATCCAGCGAACTGTTTGCTGAAAAGATTCGCATCGAAGCCGAAGCGAAACGCGATGCGGCCGAGAACGAAACCGCCGCCGCCAAAATGTTGGCCGAAGCCGAGTCGGCACAAGCCGCCGCCATCGGATTGGCAGAAGCAAAAGTCCAAGAGGCCAAAGCAACCAGCCTGGAAAAGGAAGGGGCGGCCGAAGCCAGCGTGCTGGAAAAGAAAGCCGTTGCCGAAGCCAAGGGGATCGAAGCCAAGGCAGCCGCTATCGAAAAGCAAGGTTTGGCAGAAGCCAACGTCGACTTGGAGAAGTACCGCAGCGAAGCGATCGGTATCACCGAGAAGGCCGAAGCGATGAAGATTCTGGATACCGTCGGAAAGGATCACGAGGAGTTCAAGCTGAAGCTGGCCAAAGAAAAAGATGTCGAGATCGCAGCGATCGATGCCCAACGCGGCATCGCCGAAAGCCAAGCCGGTGTTGTCGGCGAAGCACTCAAGGCGGCTCGCATCGACATCGTCGGTGGCGACGGAGAGTTCTTCGAACAGATCACTTCGGCGGTCAAAGGCGGCAAAGCCATCGACCGATTTGTTTACAACAGCAGAGTGGCTACGGACATCAAAGACACGTTCTTTGACGGAAATGCGGAGTATTTCCGAGATCAGTTGACCAAGATGATGGGACAGTTCAACCTCGACACTGATGGCGTCAAAGACCTTTCCATCGCGGCCCTGATCGCCAAAATGTTGGGAATGGCAAATACAGAGGATGTCCGAGGCCAACTCACCAGCCTGCTCGGCATGGCTGGACAGGCCAATGTGGCTGATCAAAAGGCCGGTCGATTGCTGACAGCAAGCGTCGCAAAGCCCAACGGCAAAAAGGCTTAG